The nucleotide sequence ACCGCCGCGCGGACGCTCGCACGGTCGGCGAGGTCGAGGGTGACGGCGTCGGCGACGCCTCCGTCGGCGCGGACCTCGGTGACGATGCGGTCGAGCGCGTCCGTGCCGCGGGCGGCGAGCACGACGGCGGCGCCCTCGGCGGCGAAGAGCCGGGCCGCGGCCTCTCCGATGCCGCGGCTGGCGCCGGTGATGAACACGACCTTGCCGGTGAGCAGGCCGATGGGTGCGATGTCGATGTTGTTCGTCATGACGACAGTGTCAGGCCGGTCTCCGGGCCGGATGCAGGCACAGGCAGTACCAGGATCCGTGGCCGCACGGCGTGCAGACTTGGGGTATGAACAGGCAGGAGCTCGGGGCGTTCCTCCGCAGCCGGCGCGAGCGGCTGCGGCCGCAGGATGTCGGCCTTCCCTCCGGACCGCGACGCCGGACACCGGGTCTGCGCCGCGAGGAGGCAGCGGTCCTCGCGCACATCTCCACGGAGTACTACGTCCGGCTCGAGCAGGGCAGGGCGCCGCGGCCGTCGGGCGAGGTCCTCGCCGGGATCGCGGGCGCGCTGCGGCTCACCGACGCCGAGTCCGACCACCTCCACGTCCTCGCGGGTACCGCACCGACTCGTACCCGGGTGCACCGGCGCGACGTCCGTCCGAGCATCCTCGCGCTCCTCGAGCGGCTGCCGCAGACGGCCGCTTTCGTGGTGTCCGCCACGTTCGAGGTGCTCGCGTGGAACGACCTCGCGGCCGCGCTCATGGAGAACTTCGCCGGGCTCGCCCCAGAGGACCGCAATCTCGCGCGCCGGGCATTCCTCGGGCCGATGCCACCTGACACGCCGCTGTACGGGATCTCCGACGCGGCCGAGTTCCGGCACCACGTCGTCATGGAGCTCCGTGCCACCCTCGCCCGCTACCCGACGGATCCCGCGGTGACCGGCCTCGTGGACGGGCTCCGCGACGCCAGCCCCGACTTCGCCCGGCTCTGGGAGCGGCACGACGTACAGGCCGCGCCGATGCTCACGAAGACCTTCCGCCACCCGGCCGTCGGGGAGATCACCGTCGACTGCGACTCACTCGCGCTCACCGACCGCGACCAGCACCTCGTGCTCTACAGCGCGCCGCCGGGATCCCCTGACGCCGAGGCTCTGGCTCTTCTGAACGTGCTGGGAGCCGAGGCCGGTGAATCTCTGCGGTAGCGGACACGGCCCGGTTCTCGGCCCGGCCCGCGCCCGCACCACCTTTTCTACGTCGTGGCGAAAAAAATCGACGCGGTGTAGATTTTCAGGTGAGAGAGACCGGAGCGTACCCGCGGCGCGGCTGCCGCGGCCGAAGGATGTGAGTTGGACATGAAGACCTTCCTGATCACCGGTGTGAGCAGCGGGCTGGGGCAGGCGTTCGCCAAGGGGGCCCTCGCGTCGGGGCACACGGTGGTCGGCACCGTTCGCCGGGAAGCCGATATGGCGGCCTTCGAGGCCCTGGCGCCGGGACGTGCCCGTGCGCGGCTGCTGGATGTCACCGATGACGAGGCCGTATGCGCCGTGGTCGACGAGGTCGAGTCGACTGTCGGTCCACTCGATGTGGCCATCGCCAACGCCGGTTACGGCCTGGAGGGGATCTTCGAGGAGACACCGCTGTCGGCGGTCCGTGCGCAGTTCGCGACCAACGTCTTCGGTGCCGCGGCGACCCTGCAGGCCGTCCTCCCTCATATGCGCAAGCGGCGCGCGGGCCACCTGATGGCGGTGACCTCCATGGGCGGCCTGATGGCGGTGCCCGGCATGTCGGCCTACTGCGGGAGCAAGTTCGCGCTGGAGGGGATGCTCGAGAGCATCCGCCAGGAGGTCGCCGCGTTCGGCATCCACGTCACGGCCATCGAGCCCGGTTCGTTCCGTACGGACTGGGCCGGCCGGTCGATGACCCGTGCCGAACGTGCCATCGCCGACTACGACGCGTTGTTCACACCGATCCGCGAGGCGCGGGTCAAGGCCAGTGGCAACCAGCTCGGCAATCCCCTGAGCGCCGCCGAAGCGGTGCTGCACATCCTCGATGTTCCCGAGCCCCCTGCCCACCTGGTGCTGGGCTCGGACGCGCTGCGCCTGGTCACGGCGGCCCGGCAGGCGGTGGACGACGACATCCGCACCTGGGAGAAGCTGTCGCGGTCCACCGACTTCCCCGACGGAGCTCAGCTCAACGGCTGATCACCGTGCCGGGACGCGGCCACCGAAGGCCGTGGCGAGCGCGTGGCTCCTCCGCCGGACAACGGCCATGCCGCGGGCCCTTGTCCGGCGGAAGTACAGTGCTCGGGAGAGTCGATCAGGGGAGACCGCAGTGGGAAGGCGCAGTGCCGCTCCGAGGAAGGGAGACCTGCGCGAGCAGGCCCTTCTGGACGCCGCCGAAGCGCTGCTCGAGCACACGAGTCTCGAGGAGCTCACGGTCGAGGCGATCGCCAAAGGCGCCGGGATCTCACGCGGCTCCCTCTACTTCTACTTCGGCAACAAGCACGAGGTCCTCGCCGCTCTCGTCGAGCGCACCATGCGCACCATCCGGGCCGCGGCCGACAGCACGGCGCAGGACGCGGCGTCCCCGCCCGTCGATGTCATGGAACGGGCCGTCCACGGGGTGGAGCGGGTCTGGCGTGAGCACGGCACCGTCATGCGGGCGGCTGTGGACTACTCCGCGCTGCATCCGGTGGTCGGTTCCGCCTGGAACGACACGGTCGACGCCTTCGCCCAGGCCATGACGCAGGTGCTGAGGCGGGTGGGGATCCCCGATGAGGACGGGCCCGGCGGAGCCGCCGCGCTGGCCCGCGCACTGTGCTGGATGACGGAACGGACCTTCTACCGCGCCGCCTGCTCGCCCGGGGAAGATCTCGCCGAGGCGACCGCGACCACCGTCGAGATCTGGCGTCGTGTCATGAAGTGATCATGCCCCGGTCCTCGACGCGCACCCGAGGACCTCGGCACGGGCACGGCGAACACCCGCATCCCTCATCCCAGCGCCCGTAAGGGTCGCGTCAAGGGGGTGCGGATCGGCGTATGGGACCCGTCAACGACGCTTGGATCCGGCCATGGGCGGGGTTTTCTTCTATCGATAACCCGTCCGATCCGCCGCTTGCGGATTCCCCCGACCTCTTTCCAGGAGTTCGCGATGGCCGATGTGGCCTTCGTCGTCACCACGCTCGCGGTGTTCGCGCTGGTGGCCTTTGTCGCCAAAGGGGTGACGAAGCTGTGACCGTCGAAAACGTCGTCGGCCTCGTCGTCGCCGTCGCCCTGTTGGGCTATCTCGTCCTCGCCCTGATCTTCCCGGAGAGGTTCTGACGGTGACATCAGCTACCGCGGCGGGAGGCATGGGTCCCGTACTCGCGGGCGTGCTCCAACTGCTCGCCCTCATAGGGGCGCTGGCGCTCGCCTACGTCCCCCTCGGCAATCACATGGCCAAGGTCTACTCCTCCGAGAAGCACTGGCGTGTGGAGAAGTGGATCTACAAGGGCATCGGTGCCAACCCCGACACCGAGATGCGCTGGGCCTCGTACCTGCGCGGGGTGCTGGCCTTCTCGGCGGCCGGTGTGCTCTTCCTGTATCTGCTGCAGCGGCTGCAGGGCAGCCTGCCCGGTTCGCTCGGGTTCTCCTCGATCGAGCCCGCGCAGGCCTTCGACACGGCCGCGTCCTTCGTGACGAACACCAACTGGCAGTCGTACTACGGCGAGCAGGCCATGGGCCACGTCGTACAGACCGCCGGTCTGGCCGTGCAGAACTTCGTCTCGGCCGCCGTCGGTATCGCCGTCGCGGTGGCGCTGGTGCGCGGCTTCGCGCGCTCGCGCACCGGTGAGCTCGGCAACTTCTGGGCCGATCTGGTGCGCGGCACGATCCGCGTCCTGGTGCCGGGCGCGGCGATCGCGGCCGTGGTCCTGGTGGCCTGCGGAGCCATCCAGAACTTCTCCGGCATCCACGAGGTGGGCCAGTTCATGGGCGGCTCGCAGCAGTGGAACGGCGGGGCCGTGGCCTCGCAGGAGGCCATCAAGGAGCTGGGCACCAACGGCGGCGGTTACTTCAACGCCAACAGCGCCCACCCGTTCGAGAACCCGACCCCGTTCACCAACCTCTTCGAGATCTTCCTGATCCTGGTCATCCCGCTGGCGCTGACCCGCACCTTCGGCATCATGGTCGGCTCGGTCAAGCAGGGTTACGCGATCCTGGCGACCATGGTCACCATCTGGGTCGGCTTCGTCGCCCTGATGATGTGGACCGAGTTCGCCCACCACGGCCCGGCTCTTGAGGCCGCCGGTGGCGCGATGGAGGGCAAGGAGGCCCGCTTCGGTGTCGGCGCCTCGGCGCTCTTCGGAGTGTCGACCACGCTCACCTCGACCGGGGCGGTGGACTCCTTCCACTCCTCCTTCACGGGCCTGGGCGGCGGTATCACCATGCTCGGCATGATGCTGGGCGAGATCGCACCCGGTGGTACCGGATCCGGTCTTTACGGCATGCTGATCATGGCGATCATCGCGGTGTTCATCGCCGGGCTGATGGTCGGCCGTACGCCCGAGTATCTGGGCAAGAAGATCGGTGCCCGCGAGATGAAGCTGGCGGCCTGCTACATCCTGGTCACCCCGGCGCTGGTCCTGATCTTCACCGCCGCCTCCATGGCCCTGCGGACGCCGCCGAACTCGATGCTCAACTCCGGTGCGCACGGCTTCTCCGAGGTGCTGTACGCGTTCACCTCCGCCTCGAACAACAACGGCTCCGCCTTCGCGGGCCTGAACGCGAACACCGACTGGTTCAACACCACGACCGGTCTCGCGATGCTGCTCGGCCGCTTCGTGCCCATGGTCTTCGTCCTGGCGCTCGCGGGCTCGCTCGCCGAGCAGAAGCCGGTGCCGGCCACCGCGGGCACCCTGCGCACCGAGAAGCCGCTGTTCACGGGGTTGCTGGTGGGCGCGATCCTGATCATCACCGGTCTGACGTACTTCCCGGCGCTGGCGCTGGGGCCGCTGGCCGAGGGGCTGGCGTGATGACCACCCGCACAGAAAACCACGAGGACTCCATGTCCACTGCCACTCCGACCAGGGCGCCGCGGGGCGGCGTTCCCACCGGGCACGGCCCGGCCGAGGACCGTGTCGGCGCGGGCCTCTTCGATCCCGGGCAACTGCTGAAGTCGCTGCCGGACGCCTTCCGCAAGCTGGACCCGCGGGTGATGGTGAAGTCGCCCGTGATGTTCGTCGTGCTGGTCGGGTCCGTGCTGACCACCGTGTTCTCCTTCAAGGATCCGGGCGACTGGTTCGGCTGGGCGATCAGCGCCTGGCTGTGGCTGACCGTGATCTTCGCCAATCTGGCGGAGGCGGTCGCCGAGGGCCGTGGCAAGGCGCAGGCCGACACCCTGCGCAAGGCCAAGACCGACACGGTGGCCCGGCGGCTGGCGGCGGACGGCACGGCCGAGGAGCGGATCCCCGGCACCGGGCTGAAGATCGGTGACCTGGTGGTCTGCGAGGCCGGCGATGTCATCCCCGGCGACGGGGATGTGGTCGAGGGCGTCGCCTCGGTCGACGAGTCGGCGATCACCGGCGAGTCGGCGCCGGTGATCCGCGAGTCCGGCGGCGACCGTTCGGCCGTGACCGGCGGCACCAAGGTGCTGTCCGACCGCATCGTCATCAGGATCACCACCAAGCCGGGCGAGACCTTCATCGACCGGATGATCAACCTGGTGGAGGGCGCCGCCCGGCAGAAGACGCCGAACGAGATCGCGCTGAACATCCTGCTCGCCTCGCTGACGATCGTGTTCCTGCTCGCCTGCGTCACGCTACCGCCGTTCGCCGATTACGCGGGCACGCATCTGACGATGGTGGTGCTGGTGGCGCTGCTGGTCTGTCTGATCCCGACGACGATCGGCGCGCTGCTCTCGGCGATCGGCATCGCGGGCATGGACCGCCTCGTCCAGCGGAACGTCCTGGCGATGTCGGGCCGGGCGGTCGAGGCCGCCGGTGACGTCTCCACACTGCTGCTGGACAAGACCGGCACGATCACCCTGGGCAACCGGCAGGCAGCGGAGTTCGCGCCGGTGCGCGGCACCACCGAGGCCGAGGTCGCCGACGCCGCCCAGCTCTCCTCGCTGGCCGACGAGACCCCCGAGGGCCGGTCCATCGTCGTCCTGGCGAAGGAGAAGTACGGGCTGCGCGAGCGCCACCAGGGCGAACTGGTGGGCGCCGAGTGGATCGAGTTCACCGCGCAGACCCGGATGTCGGGTGTGGACGTCGGCGAGCGGAAGATCCGCAAGGGCGCGGCCGGTTCGGTCATCACCTGGGTCCAGGAGCGGGGCGGCACGGTCGCCGAGGACGCGGACCGGATCGCCCACCGGATCTCCGAGGCCGGCGGCACCCCGCTGCTGGTGGCGGTCCAGGACGCCGACGGGGCGCGGGTGCTGGGCGTCATCCACCTCAAGGACGTCGTCAAGGAGGGCATGCGGGAGCGGTTCGACGAGCTGCGCCGCATGGGCATCAAAACCGTCATGATCACGGGTGACAACCCGCTGACGGCCAAGGCCATCGCCGAGGAGGCGGGCGTCGACGACTTCCTCGCCGAGGCCACTCCCGAGGACAAGATGGCCCTGATCAAGCGCGAGCAGGCGGGCGGCAAGCTGGTCGCGATGACCGGCGACGGCACCAACGACGCCCCGGCGCTGGCCCAGGCGGACGTCGGGGTGGCGATGAACACCGGTACGTCGGCCGCCAAGGAGGCCGGCAACATGGTCGACCTCGACTCCAACCCGACCAAGCTCATCGAGATCGTGGAAATCGGCAAGCAACTGCTGATCACCCGTGGCGCGCTGACCACCTTCTCCATCGCCAACGATGTCGCGAAATACTTCGCGATCATCCCGGCGCTGTTCGCGGCGGTCTACCCGGGCCTGGACAAGCTGAACATCATGCAGCTGTCCTCGCCGGACTCGGCGATCCTGTCCGCGGTGATCTTCAACGCGCTGATCATCATCGCGCTGGTGCCGCTGGCCCTGCGGGGCGTGCGCTACCGGCCGATGAGCGCGGACAAGATGCTGCGGCGCAACCTCGGGATCTACGGCCTCGGCGGCCTGATAGCGCCCTTCATCGGCATCAAGATCATCGACCTGCTCATCTCCCTCATTCCCGGGATCGGCTGACCGCCATGAACCATTCCGTCATGAACACCGCCCGGCTGTTCGGGGCCGGCCTGCGGGCCCTCCTCGTGCTGACCCTGGTCACGGGCGTCATCTACCCGCTGGTGGTCACCGGCATCGCCCAGGGGCTGTTCCACGACAAGGCGAACGGCTCCGAGATAAAGGCGGACGGCAAGGTCGTCGGTTCCTCGCTGATCGGGCAGCCGTACAACCTGCCGCTGAAGAAGGGTCAGGAGACCCCGGACCCCGATCTGAAGTGGTTCCAGGGGCGCCCGGCGAACGGCCTCGGCACCAACAGCTTCAACACCCAGTACACGCTGCTGCTGTCCGGAGCCACCAACCTCTCCGCCGACAGCAAGGACCTCCTCCAGCAGGTCAAGGACGCCAAGGCCGCGGTCGTCAAGAACAACTCGGTGCCCGGCTACACCGTCAGGCCGTCCCAGGTCCCCGCCGACGCGGTGACGTCCTCCGGCTCCGGCCTGGACCCGGACATCTCCCCGCGCTACGCCGAGATCCAGGTCCACCGGGTCGCGGAGCAGAACGGGCTGTCCGTCGCCCAGGTGGAGAAGCTGGTCGAGGACAAGACCGAGGGCCGCACGCTCGGCTTCATCGGCGAGCCGCGGGTGAACGTCCTCGAACTCAACATCGCGCTCAAGGACCTCGTGGCCAAGCACTGACGGCGTTACGCGCCCCGAGAAGCGGGAGCCGGCGGCCGGGGACACTCTCCGGCCGCCGGCTCCCGTCGTCATTGGCGGGGGTGCGCACCGGAATCGGCCTGACCCGGCTCATCGACGCCGCCAACTGGCCGGCGGAGGAGGTCGGCGCGCCCGGCAAGGGATTCGTCCGGCACACCGGCCCGGTACCGGCCCCCGGCCGACCGGGAAGGCCACTCGCCTTCACCTGGTGATACGCGGGTGAGCCGCTACGCGGGGGAACCGCTGCGCGGCCGCTCGGGCAGCACGGCCCGGTCCGGCGAGGGCGCGGTGGCCGTGGTGGTCACGGTGGTGGTGAGGTCTTCGATGCGGTCGGCGAATCCCGGTTCGGGCAGGGGGAGATCGATGTCGGGGTCGTCGGTGAAGTCGACGGCCCGGGCGACGTAGTGGATGACGGCCGTGGTGGCGGGCGGCACCTCTTGTTCCCTTTTCAGGCCGTGCAGGATGCGGAGGGCGGCGGCCATCTCATGGTCGGTGGCGGCCCAGTCCTCCACGGTGTCGGTGACCGGCGGGATCTCGTTGCCCGCCTGCTCGTGCCACCATTCGAGCCAGGCGTGCGCCTGGCCGTCCTCGCCCAGGGCCATGTGGTGGAGATAGAGGCAGTACGCGGCGGCGGGGTCACCGGCGCCGGCGGCGAACTGCCACCAGAACTGGGCGTGGTCCTCATGGCCGGCCAGTTGCAGCACACACCCGAGGACACGGGAGCCGGGCGGTTCGAGGATGCGGCGGGTGAGGAAGTCCCGAAGCTGGGTCAGGGCATCGGGGCGGGCGATGATCGCCTCACACAGCGTGTGCAGGTCCTGCGCCATCCGTTCGTCCACGCCCGGCGCCGCGGTCCCCGCGGCCGCGGATGTCCGCTGAGCGTGCTGCGGAGGGCGCTCCTGGGGTGGGGCGCCGCCGGGGTCGGCGTGGCGGATGGCGAGCCGGGCCTCGGCGGCCTCGAAGTCGATGGGAGGGGTGGGGTTGAGCAGGGCCCGCGCGAGGATGCGGTCAATGGCTGAGGTCATCGGTCCTCCTTGGCCAGGAGTTGTTGCAGACGGCGGCGGGCGTAGCGGGCGGTGGAGCGGACTCCGGCCTCGGTGATGCCGAGGTGGGTGGCGGTCTCGGCGACGCGGTAGCCGCGGCAGTGGAGCAGGATGACCACGTCCTGCTGGCGCTCGGGGAGTTTCTTGATGGCCTGGTAGAGGTTCAGGCTCTCCTCGAGTACGGCGATGGGGTCGACCGCGTCCCTGAGCATCGCGGTCTCGAAGGTCGCGTTGTCCAGGAGGGCGGGGCCGCGGTTGCGGGCGCGGGCGAGGTCGACGGCCCGGTTCTTCATGACCTTCCAGGCGTAGGCTGCCGGATTCTCCATGCTCAGCACCTTGGGCCAGCAGCGCAGGAGTTGTTCGAAGGCGGCGTCGACGGCCTCTTCGGCGTCCGCGTGGTTGCCGAGGTAGACCACGGCCCGGTCGATGTACGCCTTCCGGTGGAGCTGGTGGAAGGCACGGAAGTCCGCGGGGAGTCCGGGTGTCATCGAGGTGGTTTCGCGCGAGCGCAGGAATTCGTTGGTCACCGCTCCCCTCCCTCCCGGTCGCTGCGATGCAGTTCCGATACGCCGACGCGGACTCCCATCGCGGCCGCGCGGCGCAGGAGGGCGATGGCGTCACTGCCGAATACCCGCGCGACGAGTACGGCGGTGACGACGTTCACCACGGTTTGAAGATTCACGGACTTCGTTGTCCTTCTGTTCGTTGTACGGGGGGTGGCCCCCACACGCCCCGCGAGTGCGCGGTGTTGCGCTCTCTGTTTCAGATAGCGCTCACGGACGCCGGTTCGTGCATCGGATGAGCTTAAAATCTTACGGAACGCATCGATCCAATTACGCAAATATGAAAAACATATGGACCTGGTCCGCTGATCCGGCCCCGATCGCCGCCGTGCGGGGGGCGGGCTAGCCGGTGAGCGTCTGGGTGCCGAGCACGGTGAGCAGGGCGAGGCGTTCGGCATCCTCGGTGCCGGGCTCGGCGGTGTACACCACGATACGCAGATCGCTGCCCGCCACGGTGAGCACATCACAGTCCAGCGTCAGCGGGCCCACCCGCGGATGGTCGATGGTCTTGCGCGACGCCTCATGGCGGCCGACGGTGCCGGAGTCCCACAGCTCGGCGAACCGCTCGCTGTTCGCGCGCAGCTCCGCGACCAGCTGCCGCAGCCGCTGGTCGGCCGGGTAGCGGGCGGCGGCCGTGCGGAGATCGGCGACCAGCGCGGCCTGGAACTCGCCGCGGGCCTCACGCGTCTGCCGGGATCCGCTGTCCCCGCCGACGAAGTGGCGCCAGACTCCGTTGCGCTCGTTGCCGCGCCACCGGGACGGATCGCCCCTCAGGGCCACATACGGCGGATTGGCCATGAGCAGCGTCCAGGACGCGTCGCTCACGGCGACCGGTGTTCCGGTCAGCCGGTCCAGCAGCCGCTGGACGCTCGGGGTGATGTACGCCGGCACCGTCTCCGGACCCGGTGGCGCCAGCCCGGCCAGCCGGAAGAGATGGGCACGCTCGGCCCCCGACAGCCGCAGCGCCCTGGCCAGCGCCTCGACGACCTGGGAGGAGGGATGGGAGGCCCGGCCCTGTTCGAGGCGGGTGACGTAGTCGACGGAGATCCCGGCCAGCATCGCCAGCTCCTCGCGGCGCAGCCCGGCCGCGCGCCGCTGCCCGCCGGACGCCAGCCCGGCGGCCTCCGGGGGGACCCGGTCCCGCCAGCGCCGTACCGCCTGCCCGAACTCCGTGGTCGCCATGACCACCAGTGTGCACCGCGGGCCGGGCCCCTTCCTGGTACTCGCGGTCCCAGGAAGACGGGGCAGCTGGCTGCCCCGGCGCCCCGGACGCAGCCTGGAGACATGACGACAACACTTATCACCGGAGCCAACAAGGGTCTCGGCTTCGAGACCGCCCGCCGACTGATCGCCGCGGGCCACACCGTCCACCTCGGCAGCCGGGACGCCGAGCGCGGACGCCGGGCCGCCGAGCGGCTGGGGGCGCGGCTGGTCGTCCTCGATGTCACCGACGACGGGTCCGTGGCCGCCGCCGCCAAGACCATCGAGGCCGACGGCGGGCTGGATGTGCTGATCAACAACGCCGGTATCGAGGCGCGGACGCCGGACGGCGGGGTGATCGGCGCCGCCGAGGTCACCGCCGACATGATGCGGACGGTGTTCGAGACGAACGTCTTCGGCGTGGTGCGGGTCACCCACGCCTTCCTGCCACTGCTGCGCCGGTCCGCCGCCCCGGTCGTGGTCAATGTCAGCAGCGGACTGGCCTCGCTGGAGCGGGTCTCCACCCCGGACGACCCGGCGCACGCCTATCCGGGGGTCGCCTATCCGGCGTCGAAGGCCACGGTCAACATGGTCACCGTGCAGTACGCGAAGGCGTTCCCGCAGATGCGGATCAACGCCGTCGAGCCCGGCTACACCGCGACGGACCTCAACGCGCACACCGGCCACCAGACCGTTGAGGAGGGCGCCGAGATCATCGTCCGGATGGCCCAGGTGGGGCCCGACGGCCCGACGGGAGGGTACTTCGACATCGAGGGCGCTCTTCCCTGGTAGAGCAGCGGGCCGGCGGCCTTCGACACCGCCCTCACCGGGCCCCCGCGCTCACCTCGGCCCGGCTGTCCCGGGTGCGCCACAGCCACCTGATGTCGCGGGCGAAGGACCAGCTGAGCAGGGTCAGGGCGAGCAGGGCGGCGCCGAAGGCCAGCGCGTAGGGCAGGACATCGGCGCCGACGACCAGCAGCAGCACACCCTGGAGCGCGGCCACCGTCTTGCGGGCCGTGCTCGGGGGCAACTGGCCGTTCAGCCAGGGCAGCACCCGGGCCGCGGCGACGAAGACGTAGCGCATGGCGCCGATCAGCAGCACCCAGGGGCCGAGCGAGGTGGCCACATAGACGCTGAGCACCAGGATGAGGACGGCGTCGACCTCCATGTCGAACCGCGCGCCCAGGGAGGACGAGGTGCCGGTGCGGCGGGCCACCTGGCCGTCGACCGCGTCCAGGAGCAGCGCGACCGCGGTGAGGGCCACCAGGACGGTGACCGGCGGCGGGCTCTCGAAGGAGTCCGCGACCAGCGCGGTCACCCCGCCGACGAGCGTGGCCCGCGCGAGGGTGACGCGGTTGGCCGCGCCGAAGGAGGCGAGCCAGTGCCGCGACAGGGCGCGGGTGAGCACCGCCCAGGTGGCGACCGCGAAGGCCAGGCCGGTCAGCCAGCCCGCGGGTCCCAGGTCGAGCGCCGTGCCGAGCAGCACGAGCAGCAGCAGCTGCGCGGCCGCGCCCGCGGCCGTCTCGTTCCGCACCAGCGTCGTGTTGTAGGGATTGTTCAGGGCCACCGTGCACCCTCCGGGCTGTGTGGCGGAGTGGATGGGTGCCGCGTACCGTGTTCGCGGCTTCATGGTCATCGGTACGTGAGCCACCGCCCGATTGTTCAGCCCCTTTGGAGAACGTCGTATGACGCGCACCGCCCGCGCCTTCTGGCTCCGCTCCCCCGGCCGTGGCGAGATACGGGAGGTGGCCCTGCCCGACCCGGGGCCCGAGGACGTGGTGGTGCGCACGCTGTGCTCGGGGGTGAGCCGCGGTACGGAGACCCTGGTCTTCCGCGGTGGCGTACCGGAGAGTCAGCACACCGCGATGCGCGCGCCGTTCCAGGACGGTGAGTTCCCCGGGCCGGTCAAGTACGGCTATCTCAATGTGGGTCTGGTCGAGGAGGGACCGGCGTCCCTGCTGGGGCGCACCGTCTTCTGCCTGTATCCGCATCAGACCCGCTATGTGGTCCCGGCGAGCGCGGTGACCCCGGTGCCGGAGGGCGTGCCCGCCCCGCGCGCCGTGCTGGCGGGGACGGTGGAGACCGCGGTGAACGCGGCGTGGGACGCCGCGCCCCTGCTGGGCGACCGGATCGCCGTGGTGGGCGCGGGGATGGTGGGTGCCTCGGTGGCGGCGGTGCTGGCCCGGTTCCCCGCCGTACGGGTGCAACTGGTGGACGCCGAGCCGGCGCGCGCCGAGATCGCGCGGGCGCTCGGGGTGGACTTCGCGCTCCCCGAGGAGGCGACGGGCGACCTCGATCTGGTCGTCCACGCCAGCGCCACCGAACAGGGGCTCGCGCGCTCGCTGGAGCTCCTCGCCCCGGAGGGCACCGTACTGGAGCTGAGCTGGTACGGGGACCGGCGGATCAGCCTGCCGCTGGGGGAAGCCTTCCACTCCCGCCGGCTGACGGTGCGCGCCAGCCAGGTGGGGACGGTCTCACCGGCCCGGGGCACCCGCCGCGGTTACGGCGACCGGATGGCGCTGGCGCTCGAACTGCTCGCCGATCCGGCCTTCGACGCCCTTGTCACCGGCGAATGCGGTTTCGAGGAGCTTCCTCAGGTGCTGCCGGGGCTCGCGTCCGGGGCGATTCCGGGGCTGTGCCACCGGGTTCGCTACGGCGCGGAATCTGCCGTGTCATCCGTCTGAACACGGGGAACGTGACGGCCGTACTAGAGGGCGTGCCCCGGCTGAGGGCCCGACGCGCCGTATCTGGAGGGTCATCCGTTGTTCAGCATCACCGTCCGCGATCACATCATGATCGCTCACAGTTTTCGCGGGGACGTCTTCGGACCCGCGCAGCGGTTGCACGGGGCGACGTTCCTCGTGGACGCCACCTTCCGCCGTGCCGAGTTGGACGACGACAACATCGTCGTCGACATCGGCCTGGCCACCCGTGAGCTGGGGGAGGTGTGCGGCGCGCTCAGCTATCGCAATCTCGACGACGAACCCGATTTCGAGGGGATCAACACCTCCACCGAGTTCCTCGCCAAAGTGATCGCCGACCGCCTCGCCGAACGAGTCCACTCCGGGGCGCTGGGCGAGGGCGCCCGCGGGCTGTCCGCAATCGCCGTCACCCTGCATGAG is from Streptomyces hygroscopicus and encodes:
- a CDS encoding 6-pyruvoyl tetrahydropterin synthase; its protein translation is MFSITVRDHIMIAHSFRGDVFGPAQRLHGATFLVDATFRRAELDDDNIVVDIGLATRELGEVCGALSYRNLDDEPDFEGINTSTEFLAKVIADRLAERVHSGALGEGARGLSAIAVTLHESHVAWASYERGL
- a CDS encoding XRE family transcriptional regulator; the protein is MATTEFGQAVRRWRDRVPPEAAGLASGGQRRAAGLRREELAMLAGISVDYVTRLEQGRASHPSSQVVEALARALRLSGAERAHLFRLAGLAPPGPETVPAYITPSVQRLLDRLTGTPVAVSDASWTLLMANPPYVALRGDPSRWRGNERNGVWRHFVGGDSGSRQTREARGEFQAALVADLRTAAARYPADQRLRQLVAELRANSERFAELWDSGTVGRHEASRKTIDHPRVGPLTLDCDVLTVAGSDLRIVVYTAEPGTEDAERLALLTVLGTQTLTG
- a CDS encoding potassium-transporting ATPase subunit C, whose translation is MNHSVMNTARLFGAGLRALLVLTLVTGVIYPLVVTGIAQGLFHDKANGSEIKADGKVVGSSLIGQPYNLPLKKGQETPDPDLKWFQGRPANGLGTNSFNTQYTLLLSGATNLSADSKDLLQQVKDAKAAVVKNNSVPGYTVRPSQVPADAVTSSGSGLDPDISPRYAEIQVHRVAEQNGLSVAQVEKLVEDKTEGRTLGFIGEPRVNVLELNIALKDLVAKH
- a CDS encoding short-chain dehydrogenase, giving the protein MTTTLITGANKGLGFETARRLIAAGHTVHLGSRDAERGRRAAERLGARLVVLDVTDDGSVAAAAKTIEADGGLDVLINNAGIEARTPDGGVIGAAEVTADMMRTVFETNVFGVVRVTHAFLPLLRRSAAPVVVNVSSGLASLERVSTPDDPAHAYPGVAYPASKATVNMVTVQYAKAFPQMRINAVEPGYTATDLNAHTGHQTVEEGAEIIVRMAQVGPDGPTGGYFDIEGALPW
- a CDS encoding dehydrogenase — translated: MTRTARAFWLRSPGRGEIREVALPDPGPEDVVVRTLCSGVSRGTETLVFRGGVPESQHTAMRAPFQDGEFPGPVKYGYLNVGLVEEGPASLLGRTVFCLYPHQTRYVVPASAVTPVPEGVPAPRAVLAGTVETAVNAAWDAAPLLGDRIAVVGAGMVGASVAAVLARFPAVRVQLVDAEPARAEIARALGVDFALPEEATGDLDLVVHASATEQGLARSLELLAPEGTVLELSWYGDRRISLPLGEAFHSRRLTVRASQVGTVSPARGTRRGYGDRMALALELLADPAFDALVTGECGFEELPQVLPGLASGAIPGLCHRVRYGAESAVSSV
- a CDS encoding membrane protein yields the protein MALNNPYNTTLVRNETAAGAAAQLLLLVLLGTALDLGPAGWLTGLAFAVATWAVLTRALSRHWLASFGAANRVTLARATLVGGVTALVADSFESPPPVTVLVALTAVALLLDAVDGQVARRTGTSSSLGARFDMEVDAVLILVLSVYVATSLGPWVLLIGAMRYVFVAAARVLPWLNGQLPPSTARKTVAALQGVLLLVVGADVLPYALAFGAALLALTLLSWSFARDIRWLWRTRDSRAEVSAGAR
- a CDS encoding RNA polymerase subunit sigma-24, which produces MTNEFLRSRETTSMTPGLPADFRAFHQLHRKAYIDRAVVYLGNHADAEEAVDAAFEQLLRCWPKVLSMENPAAYAWKVMKNRAVDLARARNRGPALLDNATFETAMLRDAVDPIAVLEESLNLYQAIKKLPERQQDVVILLHCRGYRVAETATHLGITEAGVRSTARYARRRLQQLLAKEDR